One Syntrophales bacterium genomic region harbors:
- the lptF gene encoding LPS export ABC transporter permease LptF translates to MKKGLMFKIINRYILREIVVPFFMILAVLTFVLLMGKILQVMDLMVNKGISFLDIFRLIIYLIPGFLVYTVPISLLIAILIGVGRLSGDNEWTVLRMSGLSLLQLSRPVARVAFAAFLITLATTLFLVPKGNLASRSLLFEIARSGAGVGIPEKIFIDYFKDILLYADRIPAQGDFLEGIFISDNHLGKEANTVIARRAYLISDPDKRYITLRLEDGSTHTVDANLNTYRKADFRFYDMKLEIGATIAGEEGKRKSSKEMTFPELKRMVNDRSLKDVEIRELLIELNKKLAIPLSCLIFPLLGIPLGMRAHRSVRARGFIAGVFLVMIYYLLRLIGEGLVESGKIAPFVGVWTPNAIFAVAGALLFFNSAREKTLLKFFRTRRTKA, encoded by the coding sequence ATGAAGAAAGGATTGATGTTCAAAATTATCAACCGCTACATACTGAGGGAAATAGTCGTCCCCTTTTTCATGATCCTCGCGGTGCTGACCTTCGTGCTCCTCATGGGCAAGATCCTGCAGGTGATGGATCTGATGGTCAACAAGGGGATTTCTTTTCTCGATATCTTCCGGCTGATTATCTATCTTATCCCCGGGTTTCTCGTTTATACGGTGCCGATCTCCCTTTTGATTGCCATCCTGATCGGGGTGGGCAGACTATCCGGCGATAATGAATGGACCGTCCTGCGCATGTCCGGCCTTAGCCTCCTTCAACTTTCGCGGCCAGTCGCCCGCGTTGCCTTCGCGGCCTTTCTGATCACCCTGGCAACAACACTTTTTCTTGTTCCCAAGGGCAACCTCGCCTCCCGGTCGCTGCTGTTTGAGATTGCGCGCAGCGGCGCCGGCGTCGGCATCCCTGAAAAGATATTTATCGACTATTTCAAGGATATTCTACTGTACGCGGACAGAATTCCCGCGCAGGGCGATTTTCTGGAGGGAATCTTCATCTCCGACAACCATCTGGGAAAGGAAGCAAACACGGTGATCGCCCGCCGCGCCTATCTCATCTCCGACCCCGATAAACGTTACATAACCCTCCGGCTGGAAGACGGCAGCACGCATACCGTAGATGCAAATCTGAACACCTACCGCAAGGCTGATTTCCGTTTTTATGATATGAAACTGGAAATTGGGGCAACCATCGCCGGGGAAGAGGGGAAGCGCAAGTCCAGCAAAGAGATGACATTCCCCGAATTGAAGCGCATGGTTAACGACCGGAGTCTTAAAGACGTGGAAATAAGAGAGCTGCTGATTGAATTAAATAAAAAGCTCGCGATCCCGCTCTCCTGCCTGATCTTTCCGCTGCTTGGGATTCCGCTGGGGATGAGGGCCCACCGCTCTGTTCGCGCCCGCGGCTTTATTGCAGGCGTGTTTTTGGTGATGATCTACTACCTGTTACGGCTGATCGGCGAGGGGCTGGTCGAATCCGGCAAAATCGCCCCTTTTGTCGGCGTCTGGACGCCCAACGCCATCTTTGCCGTTGCCGGGGCTTTACTATTTTTCAACTCGGCCCGCGAAAAAACGCTGCTGAAATTTTTCAGAACTCGAAGAACCAAAGCATGA
- a CDS encoding enoyl-CoA hydratase/isomerase family protein, with product MSSIKWQKSETVAVITMTNGENRHNPEFIESILSAFDEIENDTDVFSVIITSDDPKSWSQGIDLQWMTTAVAGNDLQGIRDFMYGLNRLFKRMLLYPMPIIAAINGHVFGDGSIMACACDFRFMKADRGYFCFPEIDINIPFLPGMLALTKKAIPNHKLQELILTGKRAGAPELAQSHVITKSCKDAEELMTESLLFAKSFTKKRPIFGEIKKRMYGCIIDTMDNEDPKFIEPLQLTM from the coding sequence ATGTCGTCCATTAAATGGCAAAAAAGTGAAACCGTCGCCGTTATTACGATGACTAATGGTGAAAACAGGCACAACCCGGAGTTTATCGAATCAATTCTTTCCGCTTTTGATGAGATAGAAAATGATACGGATGTATTTTCCGTGATAATAACATCCGACGATCCGAAAAGCTGGTCGCAGGGGATCGACCTGCAGTGGATGACCACCGCCGTTGCCGGAAATGACCTTCAGGGAATCAGGGATTTCATGTACGGCCTGAATCGCCTGTTTAAACGGATGCTGCTCTACCCGATGCCGATCATCGCCGCAATCAACGGCCATGTTTTCGGCGACGGGAGCATCATGGCCTGCGCCTGCGACTTTCGCTTCATGAAGGCGGACCGCGGCTATTTCTGCTTCCCGGAGATAGACATCAATATCCCTTTTCTTCCTGGGATGCTTGCCCTCACCAAAAAGGCGATCCCCAACCATAAACTGCAGGAACTCATTTTAACCGGGAAAAGGGCCGGCGCACCGGAGCTGGCGCAAAGTCACGTTATCACAAAATCCTGCAAGGACGCAGAAGAACTGATGACAGAGTCGCTCCTGTTTGCAAAATCCTTCACGAAGAAACGGCCGATCTTTGGTGAAATAAAAAAACGCATGTATGGATGCATCATTGACACCATGGATAATGAGGATCCCAAATTTATCGAGCCGTTGCAGTTGACGATGTAG
- a CDS encoding DUF45 domain-containing protein → MIATCRNEAKFGTIATHSEKHFYRWADPYPRTVDDLPHGGSGPNDQQRLVAGMLARELGVNVAGIKIKDSRYRWGSCTVKNNVGFNWRLIKAPMFVIDYVIVHELAHLIETNHTPRFWNVVRTQAPMMDKAKVWLKENGQLLEDAI, encoded by the coding sequence GTGATCGCCACCTGCCGCAACGAAGCCAAGTTCGGCACCATCGCCACCCATAGCGAGAAGCACTTCTACCGCTGGGCCGATCCCTATCCCCGCACGGTGGATGACCTCCCGCACGGCGGCAGCGGCCCCAATGATCAGCAGCGCCTGGTCGCCGGGATGCTCGCCCGCGAACTTGGCGTCAATGTTGCCGGGATCAAGATCAAGGACAGCCGTTATCGCTGGGGTTCCTGCACCGTCAAGAACAACGTCGGTTTCAACTGGCGGCTGATCAAGGCGCCGATGTTTGTCATCGACTACGTCATCGTCCACGAACTCGCCCATCTTATCGAAACTAACCATACACCCCGGTTCTGGAACGTCGTCCGTACACAAGCCCCGATGATGGACAAAGCGAAGGTCTGGTTGAAGGAGAACGGCCAGTTGCTGGAAGATGCAATATAA
- a CDS encoding BON domain-containing protein has protein sequence MKKINIVICCFAALMLIVTFTACASTRTHESAGEFVDDSVITTKVKSLIAADDFLKSFQISVETYKGAVQLSGFVNSQKAVDKALEITRSVKWVKSIKNSLIVK, from the coding sequence GTGAAAAAAATAAATATCGTAATCTGTTGTTTCGCGGCTTTGATGCTGATCGTAACCTTTACCGCCTGTGCTTCGACACGCACACATGAAAGTGCCGGTGAATTCGTTGACGATTCGGTTATCACAACCAAGGTGAAATCTCTTATCGCGGCTGATGATTTTCTAAAGTCATTTCAGATCAGTGTTGAAACGTATAAGGGCGCTGTGCAACTGAGCGGCTTCGTTAATTCTCAAAAGGCCGTCGATAAAGCGCTTGAAATCACCCGTAGCGTCAAATGGGTAAAATCCATAAAGAATAGTCTGATCGTGAAATAG
- a CDS encoding OmpA family protein — translation MKKMLAVSMFIMAVFALFAGSGVTRAQAADEGYAITYGRGIILTSLDGDNWIVRNSGTDVSLVDLEYGQEKYVAVGGRGTILTGLKDGSEWTIRKSEVTSDLSAVRFGKGIFVAVGSEGTVTTSPDGVTWTKRANLTIYALRSLAYGKDNFVTIGERGAIFNSQDGIYWARQPSQHTSNLVGLTYAKGKFVAVGSEGRILTSPDDGAIWTERYSGTTEHLAAVAYGKKKYVAVGAYGTIVSSPDALNWTKERSGSTSFLAAITYAGDKFIVVGTDGTVLESPDGTNWSFSRYRPIVIPEPEKMAKEPVVIMKYEPKVEKKAVIIASEPKVEELIVAAAVEPTIIILAFEDVHFDFDKSNLKPSAQTILKRNVQLLKDNPKAKVRIAGYTSASGTEAYNQQLSEKRANAVQAYLINEGIITPDRLSTIGYGETNPAVYEAAPKELYSEAAKANMRVLFEIIIQ, via the coding sequence ATGAAAAAGATGTTGGCAGTATCAATGTTTATTATGGCAGTTTTTGCGCTTTTCGCTGGATCGGGCGTTACGCGAGCGCAAGCGGCAGATGAAGGTTACGCTATTACGTATGGAAGGGGCATAATCCTGACTTCGCTCGATGGTGATAACTGGATTGTGAGGAATTCCGGGACTGACGTGTCTCTTGTCGATCTGGAATACGGGCAGGAAAAGTATGTGGCCGTTGGCGGCCGCGGTACGATCCTGACCGGTCTCAAGGACGGCTCAGAATGGACCATCAGGAAGTCCGAAGTCACCAGCGATCTCAGTGCCGTAAGGTTTGGAAAAGGGATCTTCGTGGCAGTCGGCAGCGAGGGTACGGTCACCACGTCGCCGGACGGAGTCACATGGACCAAAAGGGCGAACCTGACTATTTATGCCCTGAGAAGTCTCGCCTATGGCAAGGATAATTTCGTAACTATCGGCGAGCGGGGTGCTATCTTCAACTCACAGGACGGTATCTACTGGGCACGTCAGCCCTCGCAACATACCAGCAACCTTGTCGGCCTTACATACGCGAAGGGCAAATTTGTAGCCGTTGGGTCGGAGGGAAGAATCCTGACGTCGCCGGACGACGGGGCGATATGGACTGAGCGTTATTCAGGAACGACGGAGCATCTCGCCGCTGTCGCCTATGGCAAGAAGAAATACGTGGCCGTGGGCGCCTATGGCACAATCGTGTCGTCGCCTGATGCACTGAACTGGACTAAAGAAAGGTCCGGTTCGACAAGTTTTCTCGCGGCAATCACGTATGCGGGTGATAAATTTATTGTTGTTGGTACGGATGGTACAGTATTGGAATCGCCCGACGGGACGAACTGGTCCTTTTCGCGTTATAGACCAATCGTTATCCCCGAACCGGAGAAGATGGCTAAAGAGCCCGTCGTTATCATGAAGTATGAACCGAAGGTCGAGAAGAAGGCCGTCATCATTGCGTCTGAACCAAAGGTCGAGGAGCTGATTGTGGCCGCCGCAGTTGAGCCGACGATCATTATTCTTGCTTTTGAAGACGTACATTTCGATTTCGACAAGTCCAACCTTAAGCCGTCAGCGCAGACGATCCTGAAAAGAAACGTCCAGTTGCTGAAAGATAACCCGAAGGCCAAAGTCCGCATTGCCGGCTATACCTCTGCCTCCGGCACAGAAGCCTATAACCAGCAGTTAAGCGAAAAAAGGGCAAATGCCGTCCAGGCATACCTTATTAACGAAGGCATCATTACACCGGACAGGCTTTCCACCATCGGCTATGGCGAGACAAACCCTGCCGTTTATGAAGCAGCGCCGAAAGAGCTTTACTCGGAAGCAGCCAAGGCTAACATGAGAGTGCTTTTTGAAATTATTATTCAATAG
- a CDS encoding periplasmic heavy metal sensor yields the protein MKRMQKGKTLLILAVVAVLGIGSYAYADWGRGYGRNAGEYGRGSGYGPGMMGNIEEGCGNRGNFSDEDAAKMEKERDAFLSATEKTRQELYAKGLELRAEFARENPDAEKAARLQKEISELEGQFEQKRIEHMFAVRKAIPNAGRGFAGRGMMNYDFDDAPCGR from the coding sequence ATGAAACGGATGCAAAAAGGTAAGACTCTATTGATTTTGGCGGTGGTCGCGGTATTGGGAATCGGATCGTACGCGTATGCCGATTGGGGTAGAGGTTACGGCCGCAATGCGGGTGAATACGGCAGGGGTTCAGGCTATGGCCCGGGAATGATGGGAAATATTGAAGAGGGATGCGGCAACCGAGGAAATTTTAGCGACGAGGACGCCGCGAAGATGGAAAAAGAACGAGACGCGTTTCTCAGTGCGACGGAAAAGACCCGGCAGGAACTTTATGCAAAAGGGCTTGAGTTGAGAGCTGAATTTGCCAGGGAGAATCCCGATGCCGAGAAGGCTGCTCGTTTGCAGAAAGAGATATCCGAACTGGAAGGGCAGTTTGAGCAAAAGCGAATTGAGCATATGTTTGCCGTCAGAAAGGCCATCCCCAATGCGGGCAGAGGCTTTGCCGGCAGAGGAATGATGAATTACGATTTCGACGATGCTCCCTGCGGGCGATAA
- a CDS encoding SHOCT domain-containing protein has translation MKKYLAAFIMMTGVLLLASAGEAYYGPRGLGCWGGPMNFGYGGMFMGMILLIVLIAAAIWWFIRGAGNRNYGQPQRETPLDILKKRYAKGEITQDEFEKTRKDL, from the coding sequence ATGAAAAAATATCTTGCAGCGTTTATCATGATGACGGGCGTTTTGCTCCTGGCCAGCGCCGGAGAAGCTTACTACGGCCCGCGAGGTCTCGGTTGCTGGGGAGGGCCGATGAATTTTGGTTACGGAGGAATGTTTATGGGAATGATTTTGCTGATTGTTTTAATTGCGGCGGCAATCTGGTGGTTCATCAGGGGCGCCGGAAACAGAAATTATGGGCAACCGCAGCGGGAAACCCCTCTTGATATACTGAAAAAGCGTTATGCCAAAGGGGAGATCACGCAGGACGAGTTTGAGAAAACCAGGAAGGACCTTTAG
- a CDS encoding phospholipid carrier-dependent glycosyltransferase, giving the protein MQINSSALKATVFQKRYGFLLLIFFLLAYILPLGAGELLEPDETRYAEIPREMIASGDWIVPRLDNLRYFEKPALGYWVGAGSLLLFGENNFAVRLPSALAVGLSALLIFALAIRVRRPGENNNFPALVAALVFLSSFEVFGVGNTAVLDSLFSFFVTATIAAFFFASEESPGSGRERIFLVLSGLFCGLAFLTKGFVAFAVPVLALAPYLLWRRRYVDLLRMSWLPLLAALLVSMPWALMIQSREPDFWRFFFWNEHIRRFLAENAQHRESFWFFILAAPGMFIPWTFMIPAAVPGVRALLNETGVKGRLLKLSIGWLALPFLFFSFSHGKLLTYILPCFPPAALLMSFGLFEALQKERWKKRFQGGAVFSAAFFGVVLIAFLLLQFFGYDGFHPYSKPWKTVMAVNGLLFLVIFCISALRSKTLASKVLLFGVAPLLLFFFFHFVIPDATIAAKAPGSFLEQYKKGTDANSVIISDEDSLRSVCWYWRRTDVNIIGGAGELDYGLNYKDAKDRGLDMKSTLALIEENKGKTILVARGKYFSQWRKQLPQPLFLAESKSLGYVLLKF; this is encoded by the coding sequence ATGCAGATCAATTCCAGTGCGCTCAAAGCGACAGTTTTCCAGAAAAGATATGGGTTTCTGCTTCTCATATTTTTTTTGCTTGCCTATATCTTACCCCTGGGGGCGGGGGAACTCCTGGAGCCGGACGAAACCCGTTATGCAGAAATACCCCGCGAGATGATTGCATCCGGAGACTGGATTGTGCCCCGGCTGGACAATCTTCGTTACTTTGAAAAGCCGGCGCTGGGCTATTGGGTGGGCGCCGGCTCTTTGCTGCTTTTTGGAGAAAACAATTTCGCCGTTCGTCTTCCTTCCGCCCTGGCAGTCGGGCTCTCGGCGCTGCTGATATTTGCGTTGGCCATTCGGGTGCGGCGTCCGGGAGAGAATAATAATTTTCCGGCACTGGTTGCCGCCCTTGTTTTTCTCTCCAGTTTTGAGGTGTTTGGCGTCGGCAACACGGCCGTGCTCGACAGCCTGTTTTCTTTCTTCGTAACGGCAACGATTGCCGCCTTCTTTTTCGCCTCCGAAGAATCACCCGGCTCCGGCAGGGAAAGAATCTTTCTGGTGCTTTCCGGGCTTTTCTGCGGGCTGGCCTTTCTCACCAAGGGATTTGTTGCCTTTGCCGTGCCGGTTCTGGCCCTTGCCCCCTATCTGCTTTGGCGGCGCCGTTATGTTGACCTGCTTAGGATGAGCTGGTTGCCGCTTCTTGCCGCTTTGTTGGTTTCCATGCCCTGGGCGCTGATGATTCAATCCAGAGAGCCGGATTTCTGGCGGTTTTTTTTCTGGAATGAACATATCCGGCGCTTTTTGGCTGAAAACGCCCAGCACCGGGAGTCTTTCTGGTTTTTCATTTTGGCCGCCCCCGGCATGTTCATACCCTGGACGTTCATGATTCCCGCGGCTGTTCCGGGAGTCAGAGCGCTGCTTAACGAGACCGGGGTAAAAGGGAGGCTTCTGAAATTATCGATTGGCTGGCTGGCGCTCCCCTTTTTGTTTTTCTCTTTTTCCCACGGAAAACTGTTGACATACATCTTGCCTTGTTTTCCGCCTGCCGCGCTCCTGATGAGTTTCGGGCTTTTTGAGGCGCTCCAAAAAGAGCGGTGGAAAAAACGTTTTCAAGGGGGCGCCGTTTTCAGCGCGGCATTTTTCGGGGTTGTCCTGATTGCCTTTTTGCTGCTGCAGTTTTTTGGCTATGACGGTTTTCATCCGTACAGCAAACCCTGGAAAACGGTAATGGCGGTAAACGGGCTTCTTTTTCTTGTGATCTTTTGCATCTCGGCTCTTAGAAGTAAAACATTGGCAAGCAAGGTTTTACTGTTTGGAGTGGCGCCGCTTCTTCTGTTTTTTTTCTTTCATTTTGTGATACCTGACGCGACCATTGCGGCAAAAGCGCCGGGCAGCTTTCTTGAACAGTATAAGAAAGGGACAGATGCCAATTCTGTTATTATTTCCGACGAAGATTCCCTGAGGTCTGTCTGCTGGTATTGGCGGCGTACCGATGTTAACATTATCGGCGGCGCCGGCGAGCTCGATTACGGGCTGAATTATAAGGATGCCAAAGACAGAGGGCTTGATATGAAATCCACGCTTGCCCTGATTGAGGAAAATAAGGGAAAAACAATTCTGGTAGCCCGCGGTAAATATTTTTCTCAATGGCGCAAGCAGCTTCCCCAGCCGCTGTTTCTCGCGGAAAGCAAATCTTTGGGATATGTGTTATTAAAGTTCTGA
- a CDS encoding response regulator transcription factor yields the protein MRVLLVDDENSLREQVKNILENQRYTVETAQDGEQALDKLSAAAFDIVILDIMMPKIDGLTVLKQLRKAKIGTRVLLLTARGDAADKVKGLDLGADDYLAKPFSRDELLARVRALLRRSGSASAALLKVHDLELDTVSRTVMRQGKQVELTPREFSLLEFLLYNKNRVVSRFSLAEHVWGDDFDPFSMSNFMDVHIKNLRRKIGDGEQDKILQTVRGVGYIIRDSE from the coding sequence ATGAGAGTTTTACTTGTTGACGATGAAAATTCGCTGCGGGAACAAGTAAAAAATATATTGGAAAATCAGCGATATACGGTGGAAACGGCGCAGGACGGCGAACAAGCTCTGGACAAATTGTCCGCAGCCGCGTTTGATATTGTTATCCTCGATATCATGATGCCGAAGATTGACGGCCTGACGGTTTTAAAGCAGTTGCGCAAGGCAAAAATCGGGACGAGGGTGCTGCTGCTTACTGCCAGGGGCGATGCCGCCGATAAGGTCAAAGGGCTCGATCTTGGCGCGGATGACTACCTCGCGAAACCATTTTCCCGCGACGAGCTGCTGGCCCGGGTGCGCGCCTTGTTGAGACGGTCGGGCAGCGCCTCCGCAGCGCTTTTGAAGGTTCATGATCTTGAGCTGGACACGGTGAGCCGCACGGTAATGAGACAGGGGAAACAGGTAGAGCTTACTCCCAGGGAGTTTTCGCTGCTGGAATTTCTCCTGTACAACAAAAACAGGGTTGTCTCTCGTTTCAGTCTGGCCGAACACGTTTGGGGCGATGATTTTGATCCGTTCAGCATGTCTAATTTCATGGATGTCCATATAAAAAATTTGCGCCGTAAAATCGGCGATGGGGAACAGGACAAGATTCTTCAAACCGTGCGCGGGGTTGGATATATTATCAGGGATTCGGAATAA
- a CDS encoding HAMP domain-containing histidine kinase, whose translation MTVKTRITLFIAGAGFIASLLFSVVLFFELIEQPFELLDAVLQEEADRTTRIVVKNQGEASVLDHSFDKMHPYWIRIYRQGSHQIIYQSDLAKAVRLSSLNVGADAVVKAVVPKGQPASENSKIQEVRFRVKTFSINADGKTYITQIARPLGKLEEEIWDIIFGIIAGLIFSTLILIVISRFVAGRILQPIGKMKDLAVNISEKNLERRIPTGRGHDEFSELAGAINTMLDRLQYSFVKQREFLFDTAHELKTPLATMRLAVEEIFAADGEKSRPSAEENLLRLQNQVLRMEKLVKDMLNLSALETLAGIDSRSFDFTALFSSLLAEYEFLADAQRIKMEISLPERLVVRGDPEKLSRAFSNIIDNALKYNLEGGRIEASVEQSAAGLTIRIGNTGAGIAAAELPLVFEQFYRIEKSRSSQFGGSGLGLTIAKRIVELHRGQITIESRVENWTQVTVFLPINSGQLVAAYSEISV comes from the coding sequence ATGACCGTCAAAACAAGAATAACGCTGTTCATCGCCGGGGCCGGCTTTATCGCCAGTTTGCTGTTCTCCGTCGTGTTGTTTTTTGAATTGATAGAACAGCCTTTCGAACTTCTGGACGCCGTGCTGCAGGAGGAGGCAGACAGAACAACCAGGATTGTCGTTAAAAATCAGGGGGAAGCGTCAGTTCTTGATCACTCTTTCGATAAAATGCATCCATACTGGATCAGGATTTATCGGCAAGGTTCGCATCAAATAATTTACCAATCCGACCTTGCCAAAGCGGTGCGACTCTCTTCCTTAAATGTCGGCGCCGACGCCGTTGTCAAGGCTGTGGTTCCCAAGGGACAGCCTGCTTCTGAAAATAGCAAAATCCAGGAAGTGAGATTCAGGGTTAAGACCTTCTCCATTAATGCTGATGGCAAAACTTACATTACTCAGATTGCGCGGCCATTGGGGAAACTGGAAGAGGAAATATGGGATATAATTTTCGGAATTATCGCCGGCCTTATTTTCTCCACCCTTATTCTGATCGTCATCAGCCGTTTTGTCGCCGGCCGGATACTGCAACCAATTGGGAAAATGAAGGATTTGGCGGTCAATATATCGGAGAAGAATCTTGAAAGACGGATCCCCACGGGAAGAGGGCATGATGAGTTCAGTGAGCTTGCCGGCGCCATAAATACGATGCTGGATCGTCTGCAATACTCCTTCGTGAAACAGCGGGAATTTTTGTTTGACACGGCGCACGAATTAAAAACGCCCCTTGCAACCATGCGTCTGGCGGTTGAGGAAATTTTCGCTGCTGACGGGGAAAAATCGCGGCCGTCTGCGGAAGAAAACCTTTTGCGCTTGCAAAACCAGGTGTTGCGGATGGAAAAACTGGTCAAGGATATGCTGAATCTGTCAGCGCTGGAGACACTCGCGGGCATTGATTCCCGATCGTTTGATTTTACGGCGCTTTTTTCTTCGCTGCTGGCGGAATATGAATTTCTGGCGGATGCGCAGAGGATCAAGATGGAGATCAGCCTGCCCGAGCGACTCGTGGTCAGAGGAGACCCTGAAAAACTGAGCCGCGCCTTCTCCAATATTATCGACAACGCCCTCAAGTATAATCTGGAGGGCGGCCGGATTGAAGCAAGCGTTGAGCAATCCGCAGCCGGGTTGACGATAAGAATCGGCAACACAGGCGCCGGCATTGCCGCAGCCGAACTTCCCCTGGTATTTGAACAGTTTTACCGGATTGAGAAGTCCCGGTCGTCCCAATTCGGCGGCTCCGGCCTGGGGTTGACGATCGCAAAACGAATTGTCGAACTGCACAGGGGACAGATAACAATTGAGAGCAGGGTGGAAAATTGGACGCAGGTGACGGTTTTTCTTCCCATTAACTCTGGGCAGTTAGTTGCGGCTTATAGTGAAATTTCCGTTTAA
- a CDS encoding glycosyltransferase family 39 protein: protein MGLKSIKMLVLVIVPIFVYLLPLPFMPLMEPDEGRYSSIPNEMNISGDYVTPRLKGVVYFEKPPLAYWATALSFKVFGKNEFSARLFVALAAWGCIILAYRMGLFFHDPRTGLYAAAVLTTFLYHSALGRINILDMPLAFFLGVAIWSGFRFFASEEKRKVWLYLLYLFSALAFLTKGLIGIVFPFGIIGVWLLFSRRFRDILRLVSPLGILLFAAVSLPWLILVQRENPDFFRFFFIQEHFLRYTTKIHDHYQPLYYYLPFLLAGTLPWIFYLPEAIKGVKGGESLFKREEKSFLLVWAGLIFVFFSLSSSKLVPYLTPLFPPLAVGFGVIFRRFEKSQGDTVDPVAGGWRLAGIIMPLLFLTALFVPLFLSKHSVNPSTWLALIAIPAFIQLVLLFLPFRIRTKGGRGWFLTIYLLYALFFVSLTAPLSHYLAPYKSARQLSAAIESNIPRDAEVYQYGISLYGVDFYTGRKTPIVDDIGELGYGVLQLPKEKRDHYFLHSEAFFKKAKNTKGLYCATENDEKLARLKKEFPESRILWQSAEYSLLQLNGSTPKEN, encoded by the coding sequence ATGGGTTTAAAATCAATTAAAATGCTGGTTCTGGTGATTGTCCCCATCTTTGTCTATCTGCTGCCGCTCCCCTTCATGCCGCTGATGGAGCCGGATGAGGGGCGCTACAGTTCCATTCCGAACGAGATGAATATCTCCGGAGACTATGTGACCCCGCGGCTCAAAGGGGTTGTCTATTTCGAGAAGCCCCCGCTTGCCTACTGGGCGACGGCGCTTTCTTTCAAGGTTTTCGGGAAAAACGAATTTTCCGCGCGTCTTTTTGTTGCCCTTGCGGCCTGGGGGTGCATCATCCTGGCCTATCGGATGGGGCTCTTTTTTCATGATCCCCGGACGGGGCTTTACGCGGCGGCTGTACTGACGACATTTTTATATCATTCGGCGCTCGGTCGGATAAACATTCTCGATATGCCGCTTGCCTTTTTCCTCGGGGTGGCGATTTGGTCGGGATTCCGGTTTTTCGCCAGCGAGGAAAAACGGAAGGTTTGGCTTTACCTCCTCTACCTCTTCAGCGCCCTCGCGTTTTTGACTAAGGGACTGATCGGGATCGTGTTTCCGTTCGGCATTATTGGCGTCTGGCTGCTTTTCTCCCGACGGTTCCGCGACATCTTGCGTCTCGTCTCCCCCCTCGGCATCCTGCTGTTTGCAGCGGTTTCGCTGCCCTGGCTGATCCTCGTGCAACGGGAGAACCCGGATTTCTTTCGCTTCTTTTTCATTCAGGAGCACTTTTTACGTTACACAACAAAGATTCATGATCACTATCAGCCGCTCTATTACTATCTCCCCTTCCTTCTTGCCGGAACGCTGCCCTGGATTTTCTATCTTCCCGAGGCGATAAAGGGAGTTAAGGGCGGCGAATCCCTGTTCAAAAGGGAGGAGAAGTCATTTTTGCTGGTGTGGGCAGGGTTAATTTTTGTCTTTTTTTCCTTATCCTCATCGAAACTGGTTCCCTACCTGACCCCGCTTTTCCCTCCGCTTGCCGTTGGTTTCGGCGTGATTTTCCGGCGTTTTGAGAAAAGCCAAGGGGACACGGTCGATCCGGTTGCCGGAGGCTGGCGCCTTGCCGGCATTATTATGCCCCTGCTTTTTCTGACGGCGCTTTTTGTCCCGCTTTTTCTCTCCAAACATAGCGTTAATCCTTCGACATGGCTGGCCTTGATCGCGATACCCGCTTTTATTCAGCTTGTTTTACTATTTTTGCCTTTCCGGATACGAACCAAAGGCGGCCGCGGCTGGTTTTTGACGATTTATCTGCTTTACGCGCTTTTTTTCGTTTCGCTGACGGCGCCCCTGTCCCATTATCTTGCTCCTTACAAATCGGCCCGGCAGCTTTCTGCTGCTATCGAAAGCAATATTCCTCGGGATGCCGAGGTGTATCAATATGGGATATCACTTTACGGCGTTGATTTTTACACCGGCAGAAAAACCCCGATTGTTGATGATATCGGGGAATTGGGGTACGGTGTTTTGCAACTTCCTAAGGAAAAGCGTGATCATTACTTCCTCCATTCGGAGGCGTTTTTCAAGAAGGCAAAAAATACAAAAGGGTTAT